A stretch of the Brevundimonas sp. MF30-B genome encodes the following:
- a CDS encoding class I SAM-dependent methyltransferase produces MKRLFPILTAALALSGCIIISNEGGERTVATADAPTAGLSAAYAAAIADPLRPAEERERDPLRHPAEMLAFAELSPGDRIADIRPGAGYFTRLFARVVGPQGHVYAFVPDQTSARENARAQPLVDAYGNVSLVNGRLEAMRFDQPLDVIFVSQEYHDFHLPFFGPADIAQVNASAFRALRPGGLYVLIDHQARPGSGISDTAQLHRIEGAQLRREVEAAGFVFDGESTAVANPADDHSLNVFDPAIRGRTDQFVYRFRKPG; encoded by the coding sequence ATGAAGCGCCTCTTTCCGATCCTGACGGCGGCGCTCGCCCTGTCGGGCTGCATCATCATCTCAAACGAAGGAGGCGAACGCACTGTCGCGACCGCTGACGCCCCGACCGCCGGGCTGTCGGCCGCCTACGCCGCCGCCATCGCGGATCCGCTGCGGCCCGCTGAGGAGCGCGAGCGCGATCCCCTCCGCCATCCGGCCGAGATGCTGGCCTTCGCCGAGCTGTCGCCGGGCGACCGCATCGCCGACATCCGGCCCGGCGCCGGCTACTTCACCCGCCTGTTCGCCCGGGTCGTGGGACCGCAGGGGCATGTCTACGCCTTCGTGCCGGATCAGACCTCGGCGCGCGAGAACGCCCGGGCCCAGCCGCTGGTGGACGCCTACGGCAACGTCAGCCTGGTCAACGGGCGGTTGGAGGCCATGCGGTTCGATCAGCCGCTGGACGTGATCTTCGTCAGTCAGGAATACCACGACTTTCACCTGCCCTTCTTCGGGCCGGCCGACATCGCTCAGGTCAACGCCTCGGCGTTCCGCGCCCTGCGCCCCGGCGGCCTGTACGTCCTGATCGACCATCAGGCGCGACCCGGCAGCGGGATCAGCGACACCGCCCAGCTGCACCGCATCGAAGGCGCCCAGCTGCGGCGCGAGGTCGAGGCCGCCGGCTTCGTCTTCGACGGCGAAAGCACGGCCGTGGCGAACCCGGCCGACGACCACAGCCTGAACGTCTTCGACCCGGCCATTCGCGGCCGGACCGACCAGTTCGTCTATCGCTTTAGAAAGCCGGGCTGA
- a CDS encoding cell division protein — translation MRTLTAPIQRVFDWKVRGVRWVEIVGCVLVAVMILSVYVAKAGAAREGSRIAELEREIADNRQRVRLLTAEAARLEQPARLEALSREAGLEPVAVKQVTDAHGLVELAPEVEPAPVVAPAIPATTAPAPLPAEAVQ, via the coding sequence ATGAGGACGCTGACAGCCCCCATCCAGCGGGTCTTCGACTGGAAGGTGCGCGGCGTGCGCTGGGTCGAGATCGTCGGCTGCGTCCTGGTCGCGGTGATGATCCTGTCGGTCTATGTCGCCAAGGCGGGCGCCGCACGCGAGGGTTCGCGCATCGCCGAGCTGGAGCGCGAGATCGCGGATAACCGCCAGCGGGTGCGTCTGCTGACCGCCGAGGCGGCGCGGCTGGAGCAGCCCGCGCGGCTGGAGGCCCTGTCGCGTGAGGCCGGCCTGGAGCCTGTGGCGGTCAAACAGGTCACCGACGCCCACGGCCTGGTCGAACTGGCGCCCGAGGTCGAGCCTGCGCCTGTGGTGGCGCCCGCGATCCCGGCGACGACGGCGCCTGCGCCGCTTCCGGCGGAGGCTGTGCAATGA
- a CDS encoding penicillin-binding protein 2 encodes MSVHEPHYRPAPGLGAPRRLGPGWRWVGELVWGLEHAFERAKASGKPEEDTRVRIFVLVIIFSVIFGVLAIGAAHAALWGPQRGGGAGLAPGAVARADLTDRNGQLLATNIVHYGLYIDPREVWDRGIAFRQLRAALPRIPASRLNRVLNGERRLIVLTGLTPSERAAVHDLALGGVTFEPEDRRVYPLGASARHLLGVADTGNVGVSGAELAFDKEIKAAGAAGQDFALSIDLRVQGVLENELAAAAEAAQARGAVGIITDVQTGEVLGMASWPSFDPDQRDAASEGATLNRVTSAHYEMGSVFKSFTVAAGLDTGRADMNTLFDASQTFMIGNRRINDFHAQNRIMTLEDVFIHSSNIGTSRLAVEMGGDVMKTYFQRLGLLDAAPIELKESARPRRPGKWDDSTLASLSFGYGIMITPVQAAAAYGALTNGGRFVPLSLRKGGARNAQTHQVVSEQTSLAMLDLMRRNVVRGSGGRADAPGLRVGGKTGSANKLVNGRYDPTVAVGSFAAVFPADGPANAKRYSIFILIDEPGSYPRTGGFVAAPAVGRIADRIAPFLGVERRADRWRTATGEKIPEPVAEAAQ; translated from the coding sequence ATGAGCGTGCACGAGCCGCACTACCGTCCCGCCCCCGGTCTGGGCGCGCCGCGCCGCCTGGGCCCCGGCTGGCGCTGGGTCGGCGAACTGGTGTGGGGGCTGGAGCACGCCTTCGAGCGCGCCAAGGCCAGCGGCAAGCCGGAAGAGGACACGCGCGTCCGCATCTTCGTGCTGGTCATCATCTTCTCGGTGATCTTCGGCGTGCTGGCGATCGGCGCGGCGCACGCGGCCCTGTGGGGACCGCAGCGCGGCGGCGGCGCAGGACTGGCGCCGGGCGCGGTGGCGCGGGCCGATCTGACGGACCGCAACGGCCAGCTGCTGGCGACCAACATCGTCCACTACGGCCTCTACATCGACCCGCGAGAGGTCTGGGACCGGGGTATCGCCTTCCGCCAGCTGCGCGCCGCCCTGCCGCGCATTCCCGCCTCGCGCCTGAACCGCGTGCTGAACGGCGAGCGGCGGCTGATCGTGCTGACGGGTCTGACCCCGTCCGAGCGCGCGGCGGTGCATGACCTGGCCTTGGGCGGCGTGACCTTCGAGCCTGAAGATCGCCGGGTTTATCCGCTGGGCGCCTCGGCGCGGCACCTGCTCGGCGTGGCCGACACGGGCAACGTCGGCGTCTCGGGCGCCGAGCTGGCGTTCGACAAGGAGATCAAGGCCGCCGGCGCGGCGGGCCAGGACTTCGCCCTGTCCATCGACCTGCGCGTCCAGGGCGTGCTGGAGAACGAGCTGGCCGCCGCCGCCGAGGCGGCCCAGGCCCGCGGCGCGGTGGGCATCATCACCGACGTCCAGACCGGCGAGGTTCTGGGCATGGCCAGCTGGCCGTCCTTCGATCCCGACCAGCGCGACGCCGCGAGCGAGGGGGCGACCCTCAACCGCGTCACCTCGGCCCACTATGAAATGGGCTCGGTGTTCAAGAGCTTCACCGTCGCCGCCGGCCTGGACACCGGGCGGGCCGACATGAACACCCTGTTCGACGCGTCGCAGACCTTCATGATCGGCAACCGGCGCATCAACGACTTCCACGCCCAGAACCGGATCATGACGCTGGAAGACGTCTTCATCCACTCGTCCAACATCGGCACCTCGCGCCTGGCGGTCGAGATGGGCGGAGACGTGATGAAGACCTATTTCCAGCGCCTGGGCCTGCTGGACGCCGCCCCGATCGAACTGAAGGAAAGCGCGCGTCCGCGTCGTCCAGGCAAGTGGGACGACTCGACCCTGGCGTCGTTGTCGTTCGGCTACGGCATCATGATCACCCCGGTCCAGGCCGCCGCCGCCTATGGCGCCCTGACCAACGGCGGGCGCTTCGTGCCGCTGAGCCTGCGCAAGGGCGGCGCGCGCAATGCGCAGACGCATCAGGTGGTGTCCGAGCAGACGTCTCTGGCCATGCTGGACCTGATGCGCCGCAATGTGGTGCGTGGTTCGGGTGGGCGGGCCGACGCGCCGGGCCTGCGGGTCGGCGGCAAGACCGGCTCGGCCAACAAGCTGGTCAACGGCCGCTATGATCCGACGGTCGCCGTGGGTTCGTTCGCGGCGGTCTTCCCGGCGGACGGCCCGGCCAACGCCAAGCGCTATTCCATCTTCATCCTGATCGACGAGCCGGGCAGCTATCCGCGCACGGGCGGCTTCGTCGCCGCGCCGGCCGTGGGCCGCATCGCCGACCGCATCGCCCCCTTCCTGGGCGTGGAGCGGCGGGCCGATCGCTGGCGCACCGCGACCGGAGAGAAAATCCCCGAGCCCGTGGCCGAGGCCGCCCAATGA
- the rsmH gene encoding 16S rRNA (cytosine(1402)-N(4))-methyltransferase RsmH, whose amino-acid sequence MSPHAPVLLNEVIEALSPRAGEVMIDATFGAGGYARAILATGASVIGLDRDPTVRPHAEAVAADHPDRFRLIETPFSGLAEAFAETGEARLDGAVFDIGVSSMQLDQAERGFSFMRDGPLDMRMADEGRTAADIVNGWEHGPLAHILKLYGEERQSGRVATAILRRRAERPFERTLDLAEVVEKALGGRRGAAIHPATRTFQALRIAVNDELGELERGLAAAEATLSPGGRLAVVTFHSLEDRIVKTFFAERSGNAPGGSRHAPVAVETRRPSFDMIFKGAREATDQERAVNPRARSAKLRAAVRTDAPAWRAAA is encoded by the coding sequence ATGAGCCCTCACGCCCCCGTCCTGCTCAACGAAGTCATCGAGGCGCTGAGCCCGCGCGCCGGCGAGGTGATGATCGACGCCACCTTCGGCGCGGGCGGCTATGCGCGCGCCATCCTGGCGACCGGCGCGAGCGTCATCGGCCTGGACCGCGATCCGACCGTCCGTCCGCACGCCGAGGCGGTGGCGGCGGATCATCCGGACCGCTTCCGCCTGATCGAGACGCCGTTCTCGGGCCTGGCCGAGGCCTTTGCTGAAACGGGCGAGGCGCGGCTGGACGGCGCGGTGTTCGACATTGGCGTCTCGTCGATGCAGCTGGACCAGGCCGAGCGCGGCTTTTCCTTCATGCGCGACGGGCCGCTGGACATGCGCATGGCTGATGAGGGCCGGACCGCCGCGGACATCGTCAACGGCTGGGAGCACGGGCCGCTGGCCCATATCCTGAAACTGTACGGCGAGGAGCGTCAGTCGGGCCGGGTGGCGACCGCCATTCTGCGCCGCCGGGCAGAGCGGCCGTTCGAGCGCACCCTGGATCTGGCCGAAGTGGTCGAAAAGGCTCTGGGCGGTCGGCGCGGCGCGGCTATCCATCCGGCGACGCGAACCTTCCAGGCGCTGCGCATCGCCGTGAACGACGAACTGGGCGAGCTGGAGCGCGGGCTGGCTGCGGCGGAGGCGACCCTGTCGCCCGGAGGCCGGCTGGCGGTGGTGACCTTCCATTCGCTGGAGGACCGCATCGTCAAGACCTTCTTCGCCGAGCGCAGCGGAAACGCGCCCGGCGGCTCGCGTCACGCGCCGGTCGCGGTCGAGACGCGTCGGCCCAGCTTCGACATGATCTTCAAGGGCGCCCGCGAGGCGACCGATCAGGAGCGCGCCGTCAATCCGCGCGCGCGTTCGGCCAAGCTTCGCGCCGCCGTCCGCACCGACGCTCCGGCCTGGAGGGCGGCGGCATGA
- the yidD gene encoding membrane protein insertion efficiency factor YidD: MSLYERGVRGAYRAYKLTLSPLIGQQCRFLPTCSDYGRDALLTHGPVRGGWLTVRRLCKCHPFGGSGYDPVPAAPPSAELGDRPEAD; encoded by the coding sequence ATGTCTCTCTATGAACGCGGCGTGCGCGGGGCCTATCGGGCCTACAAGCTCACGCTGTCCCCCCTGATCGGCCAGCAGTGCCGCTTCCTGCCGACCTGTTCGGACTATGGACGCGACGCGCTTCTGACCCACGGTCCGGTGCGGGGCGGCTGGCTGACCGTGCGCCGGTTGTGCAAATGCCATCCTTTCGGCGGTTCGGGCTACGATCCCGTTCCGGCGGCGCCGCCAAGCGCTGAACTCGGCGACAGACCTGAAGCAGACTGA
- the rpmB gene encoding 50S ribosomal protein L28 yields MARRCELTGIGPMVGNSVSHSNIKTKRRFLPSLKTVKVASEALGQTFSLRISNAALRTLDYKGGLDAFIVKARDEQLSPTAQKIKRQVRAKLAEQAAA; encoded by the coding sequence ATGGCTCGTCGTTGCGAACTCACCGGGATCGGCCCCATGGTCGGCAACTCGGTCAGCCACTCGAACATCAAGACCAAGCGCCGCTTCCTGCCGTCGCTGAAGACCGTCAAGGTCGCCTCGGAGGCCCTGGGCCAGACGTTCTCGCTGCGCATCTCCAACGCTGCGCTGCGCACCCTGGACTACAAGGGCGGCCTGGACGCCTTCATCGTCAAGGCCCGCGACGAGCAGCTGTCGCCGACCGCCCAGAAGATCAAGCGTCAGGTCCGCGCCAAGCTGGCCGAACAGGCCGCCGCCTGA
- a CDS encoding UDP-N-acetylmuramoyl-L-alanyl-D-glutamate--2,6-diaminopimelate ligase, producing the protein MSALRLSELLRRDVPSDPEITGVTADSRKVAPGTLFVALPGSQSDGRAFIPQALAKGAAAVLASADTPAEAAPVLVTSGDVRRAYAIAARSFYGLQPQTCVAVTGTNGKTSVANFCRQIWASLGHVSASMGTLGVTAQSGARTQALTGPGLTSPDAGEAARLLSGLAEQGVTHLALEASSHGIDQRRLDGVALKAAAFTNLTQDHLDYHGDMAAYRAAKLRLFETLLPRGRTAVLNADSDAYCEFASAAIVSGLGVMGVGERGRDLTLIGRRATPEGQRLTLDVRGRTHELLLPLAGGFQASNALVAAGLCIAAGEDAERVLAALEGLQGAQGRLQRIAGSGRGEVYVDYAHTPDGLETVLTALRPHATGRLIVVFGAGGDRDRAKRPLMGEIAGRLADVAIVTDDNPRSEDPASIRAMVRQGCPQALEVGDRRAAIDQAIAMMDDGDVVVIAGKGHEQGQIVGGVTHPFDDATVATEALTAHA; encoded by the coding sequence ATGAGCGCGCTTCGCCTGTCCGAACTGCTGCGCCGCGACGTGCCGTCGGACCCGGAGATCACCGGTGTGACGGCCGACAGCCGCAAGGTCGCGCCGGGCACGCTGTTCGTCGCCCTGCCGGGCAGCCAGTCGGACGGCCGCGCCTTCATCCCCCAGGCCCTCGCCAAGGGCGCGGCGGCGGTGCTCGCCTCGGCCGACACGCCTGCCGAGGCCGCGCCGGTGCTGGTGACCTCCGGCGACGTGCGCCGAGCCTACGCCATCGCGGCGCGCAGCTTCTACGGCCTGCAGCCGCAGACCTGCGTCGCGGTCACCGGCACCAACGGCAAGACCTCGGTCGCCAACTTCTGCCGCCAGATATGGGCCTCGCTGGGCCACGTCTCGGCCAGCATGGGGACGCTGGGCGTTACCGCCCAGTCGGGCGCCCGGACCCAGGCCCTCACGGGGCCGGGTCTGACCAGTCCCGACGCGGGCGAGGCGGCGCGGCTGCTGTCGGGCCTGGCGGAGCAGGGCGTCACCCATCTGGCGCTGGAGGCCTCGTCGCACGGCATCGATCAGCGGCGGCTGGACGGCGTGGCGCTGAAGGCGGCGGCCTTCACCAACCTGACCCAGGACCATCTGGATTATCACGGCGACATGGCGGCCTATCGGGCGGCCAAGCTGCGGCTGTTCGAGACCCTGCTGCCGCGCGGGCGCACGGCTGTATTGAACGCCGATTCCGACGCCTATTGCGAGTTCGCCTCGGCCGCCATCGTCTCGGGCCTGGGCGTCATGGGGGTGGGTGAGCGAGGCCGTGACCTGACGCTTATCGGCCGCCGCGCCACGCCCGAGGGCCAGCGTCTGACGCTGGACGTGCGCGGCCGCACTCATGAACTCCTGCTGCCGCTGGCCGGCGGCTTCCAGGCGTCGAACGCCCTGGTGGCGGCCGGTCTGTGCATCGCCGCGGGTGAGGACGCCGAGCGTGTTCTGGCCGCGCTGGAAGGGCTTCAGGGCGCGCAGGGCCGGCTGCAGCGCATCGCCGGATCCGGCCGAGGCGAGGTCTATGTCGATTACGCCCATACGCCTGACGGTCTGGAGACGGTGCTGACGGCGCTGCGTCCGCACGCGACGGGCCGGCTGATCGTGGTCTTCGGCGCCGGCGGCGACCGCGACCGGGCCAAAAGGCCCTTGATGGGCGAGATCGCCGGGCGGCTGGCTGACGTGGCCATCGTCACCGACGACAACCCCCGCTCGGAAGACCCCGCCTCGATCCGCGCCATGGTGCGTCAAGGCTGCCCTCAGGCGCTGGAGGTCGGCGACCGTCGCGCCGCCATCGACCAGGCCATCGCCATGATGGACGACGGCGATGTGGTGGTGATCGCCGGGAAAGGGCATGAACAGGGCCAGATCGTCGGGGGCGTGACCCACCCCTTCGACGACGCGACCGTCGCGACCGAGGCCCTGACCGCCCATGCCTGA
- a CDS encoding division/cell wall cluster transcriptional repressor MraZ — protein sequence MFLSTYEKQLDGKRRLLIPQEFRTADNGAEHGVFCFPSIEAPCLEAGGDRLFAEYQALIDGLPFGDEYRSALEATVYAGQKPLAYDAGGRITLPESLCAEMGLGQDVVIAGLGSRFQIWDRQAWLAHREAQRALAGKALRELGEARRKASIAAREGQ from the coding sequence GTGTTTCTCTCGACCTATGAGAAGCAGCTGGACGGCAAGCGCCGTCTCCTGATCCCTCAGGAGTTCCGCACAGCCGACAATGGCGCCGAGCATGGCGTGTTCTGCTTTCCCTCCATCGAGGCGCCGTGCCTGGAAGCGGGCGGCGACCGCCTGTTCGCCGAGTACCAGGCGCTGATCGACGGCCTGCCGTTCGGCGACGAGTACCGGTCGGCGCTCGAGGCCACTGTCTACGCGGGTCAGAAGCCGCTGGCCTATGACGCCGGCGGCCGCATCACCCTGCCGGAAAGCCTGTGCGCCGAAATGGGCTTGGGCCAGGATGTGGTGATCGCGGGGCTTGGTTCACGCTTCCAGATCTGGGACCGCCAAGCCTGGCTGGCGCACCGCGAGGCGCAGCGCGCCCTGGCCGGCAAGGCCCTGCGTGAATTGGGCGAGGCGCGCCGCAAGGCGTCGATCGCCGCGCGGGAGGGTCAATGA
- the thrS gene encoding threonine--tRNA ligase yields MIDLKFPDGAVRQFPPSATGRDVAASISPSLAKRAALVEINGQQWDVDRPLETGGDFKLIMRDDPDALETIRHDAAHVLAQAVQELFPGTQVTIGPAIEDGFYYDFHRAEPFSTDDFAAIEKRMAEIVDRDEKLVRQVWDRDEAIALFESKGETFKAELIRDLPADETITTYATGGWVDLCRGPHFPSTKFVGKAFKLTKLAGAYWRGDAKREQLQRIYATAWANQADLDAYLKRIEEAEKRDHRKIGRSMELFHMQEEGRGMVFWHPKGWVLWQVIEAYMRRRLDKAGYVEVKTPQVLDRKFWEASGHWEKYRPNMFVCETVEGEELSLKPMNCPGHVQIFDQGQRSYRELPLRMAEFGACHRYEPSGSLHGLMRVRGFTQDDAHIFCREDQIVEETRSFIELARSVHADLGMETAYISLGTRPEIRAGTDEFWDKAEAQMAEAARAAGSEPVVTEGDGAFYAPKLDFIVKDAIGREWTCGTIQLDYVLPERLNAEYIGEDGGKHRPVMLHRAILGSFERFIGIMIENYAGAFPLWLAPTQAVVATITSDADAYAQDVVARFKAAGLRVESDLRNEKINYKVREHSVGKTPVIAVVGRKEAEEGKVALRRLGSQAQEILTVEEAIRVLTEEATPPDLKRGQV; encoded by the coding sequence ATGATCGATCTCAAATTCCCCGACGGCGCCGTTCGACAGTTCCCGCCCTCGGCCACCGGCCGCGACGTGGCCGCCTCCATCTCGCCCTCGCTGGCCAAGCGCGCGGCCCTGGTCGAGATAAACGGCCAGCAGTGGGACGTGGACCGTCCGCTGGAGACCGGCGGCGACTTCAAGCTGATCATGCGCGACGACCCCGACGCGCTGGAGACCATCCGCCACGACGCCGCCCACGTGCTGGCGCAAGCCGTGCAGGAGCTGTTCCCCGGCACCCAGGTCACCATCGGCCCGGCCATCGAGGACGGCTTCTATTACGATTTCCACCGGGCCGAGCCCTTCTCGACCGACGACTTCGCCGCCATCGAGAAGCGCATGGCCGAGATCGTCGATCGCGACGAAAAGCTGGTGCGCCAGGTCTGGGACCGCGACGAGGCCATCGCTCTGTTCGAGTCCAAGGGCGAGACCTTCAAGGCCGAGCTGATCCGCGACCTGCCCGCCGACGAGACCATCACCACCTACGCCACGGGCGGCTGGGTCGATCTGTGCCGGGGGCCGCACTTCCCCTCGACCAAGTTCGTGGGTAAGGCCTTCAAACTGACCAAGCTGGCCGGCGCCTACTGGCGCGGCGACGCCAAGCGTGAGCAGCTGCAGCGCATCTACGCCACGGCCTGGGCCAACCAGGCGGACCTGGACGCCTATCTGAAGCGCATCGAAGAGGCCGAGAAGCGCGACCACCGCAAGATCGGTCGGTCGATGGAGCTCTTCCACATGCAGGAAGAGGGCCGCGGCATGGTCTTCTGGCACCCCAAGGGCTGGGTGCTGTGGCAGGTCATCGAGGCCTATATGCGCCGCCGCCTGGACAAGGCCGGCTATGTCGAGGTCAAGACGCCCCAGGTCCTGGACCGCAAGTTCTGGGAGGCCTCGGGCCACTGGGAGAAGTACCGCCCCAACATGTTCGTCTGCGAGACGGTCGAGGGGGAGGAACTGTCGCTCAAGCCGATGAACTGCCCGGGCCACGTGCAGATCTTCGACCAGGGACAGCGCTCGTATCGCGAACTGCCGCTGCGCATGGCCGAGTTCGGCGCCTGCCACCGCTATGAGCCGTCGGGTTCGCTGCACGGCCTGATGCGCGTGCGCGGCTTCACCCAGGACGACGCCCACATCTTCTGCCGCGAGGATCAGATCGTGGAGGAGACGCGGTCCTTCATCGAACTGGCCCGCTCGGTCCACGCCGATCTGGGCATGGAAACGGCCTACATCAGCCTGGGCACCCGCCCCGAGATCCGCGCGGGCACCGATGAATTCTGGGACAAGGCCGAGGCCCAGATGGCCGAGGCCGCCCGAGCGGCCGGCTCCGAGCCCGTCGTCACCGAGGGCGACGGCGCCTTCTATGCGCCCAAGCTGGACTTCATCGTCAAGGACGCCATCGGCCGCGAATGGACCTGCGGCACCATCCAGCTGGACTATGTCCTGCCGGAGCGCCTGAACGCGGAATACATCGGCGAGGACGGCGGCAAGCACCGCCCCGTCATGCTGCACCGCGCCATCCTGGGCAGCTTCGAGCGGTTCATCGGCATCATGATCGAGAACTACGCCGGGGCCTTCCCGCTGTGGCTGGCGCCGACGCAGGCCGTGGTGGCGACCATCACCTCGGACGCCGACGCCTATGCCCAGGACGTTGTCGCGCGCTTCAAGGCGGCGGGGCTGCGCGTCGAGAGCGATCTGCGCAATGAGAAGATCAACTACAAGGTCCGCGAACACTCGGTCGGCAAGACGCCCGTCATCGCCGTGGTCGGCCGCAAGGAGGCCGAAGAGGGCAAGGTCGCCCTACGCCGCCTGGGTTCGCAGGCTCAGGAAATCCTGACGGTCGAAGAGGCCATCCGCGTCCTGACCGAAGAAGCCACCCCGCCCGATCTGAAGCGGGGCCAGGTCTAA
- a CDS encoding tetratricopeptide repeat protein: MSRTALALATSALLLTAAPTLAQTQEQAPPAAQPRTPADAQTRAAYDRADPLARSVFWAQQNEINPADPVAGVKLAQALRELGRHDQAAETAQAVMMVQPTNVEAMLEAGRAHIARGHAFYGIAALERARDQAPRDWRALSLLGTAYQQVRRHDDAQEAWRQALTLSPDNPDVLANMAMPLMAEGRAAEAEPLLRRAVSQPGAKLQVKLNLAMALGLQGKMAEAEQILRRELPPESADRNLAWLRAASATGPDAAGGRTWSSLQGG, from the coding sequence ATGTCGCGCACCGCCCTCGCACTCGCAACCTCCGCCTTGCTGCTGACGGCCGCGCCGACGCTGGCGCAGACGCAGGAACAGGCGCCGCCCGCCGCACAGCCGCGTACGCCTGCGGACGCCCAGACCCGCGCCGCCTATGATCGCGCCGACCCGCTGGCCCGTTCGGTCTTCTGGGCCCAGCAGAACGAGATCAATCCGGCGGACCCCGTCGCCGGCGTCAAGCTGGCCCAGGCTCTGCGCGAACTCGGGCGTCACGACCAGGCGGCTGAAACCGCACAGGCCGTGATGATGGTCCAGCCGACGAACGTCGAAGCCATGCTGGAGGCTGGGCGCGCCCACATCGCCCGCGGCCACGCCTTTTACGGCATCGCCGCCCTGGAACGGGCCCGTGACCAGGCGCCGCGCGACTGGCGGGCGCTGTCGCTGCTCGGCACGGCCTATCAGCAGGTCCGCCGCCACGACGATGCGCAGGAGGCCTGGCGTCAGGCCCTGACCCTGTCGCCCGACAACCCGGATGTGCTTGCCAACATGGCCATGCCCCTGATGGCCGAGGGTCGCGCCGCCGAGGCCGAACCCCTGCTGCGCCGCGCGGTTTCCCAGCCGGGCGCCAAGCTTCAGGTCAAGCTGAACCTGGCCATGGCCCTGGGCCTGCAGGGCAAGATGGCCGAAGCCGAGCAGATCCTGCGCCGCGAACTTCCGCCCGAGTCGGCCGACCGCAATCTGGCCTGGCTGCGCGCCGCCTCTGCTACCGGACCGGACGCCGCTGGTGGCCGCACCTGGTCCTCGCTGCAAGGCGGCTGA
- a CDS encoding DUF3617 family protein: MKPSLYRAAALAVPAVGAALLLAAPGQAQSPAQTPQPGYWEYTTNAVGVRDTEQKCVRASEINRFFGGLSTRRWQCTYPVREVAGGNARFEGTCQDRKGRRINVRLNGPYQAESFSFRGGAQLARGTPYLPASITARRISAQCPANAEYF; this comes from the coding sequence ATGAAGCCCTCCCTGTACCGCGCCGCCGCCCTGGCCGTCCCCGCCGTCGGGGCCGCCCTGCTGCTGGCTGCGCCGGGCCAGGCGCAGAGCCCCGCCCAGACGCCCCAGCCCGGCTATTGGGAATACACCACCAATGCGGTTGGCGTGCGCGACACCGAGCAGAAATGCGTGCGGGCCAGCGAGATCAACCGATTCTTCGGCGGCCTGTCGACACGCCGCTGGCAGTGCACCTATCCGGTGCGCGAGGTCGCCGGCGGCAATGCGCGGTTCGAAGGCACATGCCAGGACCGCAAGGGCCGTCGAATTAATGTGCGGCTGAACGGCCCTTATCAGGCCGAGAGCTTCAGCTTCCGCGGCGGCGCCCAGCTGGCGCGTGGCACGCCCTATCTGCCGGCCAGCATCACCGCGCGCCGCATAAGCGCCCAGTGCCCGGCGAACGCCGAATACTTCTGA
- a CDS encoding iron-sulfur cluster assembly scaffold protein, translating into MIDELYSARILSLAANLPHAGRLPAPEGTGERVAKLCGSRAIVDVVLDDQGRIAAFAQDVKACALGQAAAGVLGQAVIGATAQEVRDARDAMSAMLKSGGDGPEGRFGGLRALKQVADYPARHASTLVAVEATLDAVDQALLKHQSDTRTRLAGAA; encoded by the coding sequence ATGATCGACGAGCTCTACAGCGCACGCATCCTGTCGCTGGCGGCCAACCTGCCGCACGCGGGGCGTCTGCCTGCGCCCGAGGGCACGGGCGAACGCGTGGCCAAGCTGTGCGGCTCGCGCGCCATCGTCGACGTCGTGCTGGACGATCAGGGCCGCATCGCCGCCTTCGCCCAGGACGTGAAGGCCTGCGCGCTGGGCCAGGCCGCGGCCGGCGTTCTGGGCCAGGCCGTGATCGGCGCGACCGCGCAGGAGGTCCGCGACGCCCGCGACGCCATGTCGGCCATGCTCAAGTCCGGCGGCGACGGCCCCGAGGGTCGTTTCGGGGGCCTGCGCGCGCTGAAACAGGTCGCCGACTATCCCGCCCGCCACGCCTCGACCCTGGTGGCGGTGGAGGCGACGCTGGACGCCGTGGATCAGGCCCTGCTCAAGCATCAGAGCGACACTCGAACTCGTCTCGCCGGCGCGGCTTGA